In the genome of Thunnus thynnus chromosome 6, fThuThy2.1, whole genome shotgun sequence, the window CATTTGTGTTCAAGGCTTGATTGATGATTTCTCTTGAGGGTCACAATAAGCTTCGAGGAGATCCGACAAAGAAAATGAGCTGTGGTAACCAAGGAGAAATCAGATGAGCAATGGGATGTGAAGTGCTGTGATGATGCTGCAGAGGCAGCTCAGTACTGGGCAAGCAttaggcagtgtgtgtgtgtgtgtgtgtgtgtgtctaacatTACCCGCTAAATGTAACACACATGTTAGCAAATATGCAAAATgtggaagaaaaacagaaagtagttcacatcattttttttgttgttgtccagCAGCCTTGAGTGTTCATTAGAGGTAATTCCTTCATCCTTCAGGGTCAGTGTCATCACCTTACAGACGGAGGGCAGGGCTGCGGTATCCCATTTCAGACCTCTACCCTTGACACCTGTCTGTGACCTGGCCCTGTACCATATCCAAGAGCTTGTTGTTCCCAAGGATCCCTGCCGCACATGCTCAGTTTCTGACCTTTGCGCCTCGGGCCCACAGCCCGCCACTGTTTCCATTGCGTCAGGGATAAAGGGCCTAATCCACCTGGTAGAACAACTATTCCCAGACAACGCTGAAGATAGCATGGACACAGGACAGCATAGAGCAGAATAACAAGCCTCTGACATGTGAAAAGCTAAGCCACAGAGATCTTAAGTGGACCTTAATTGAACCCCTAGATATCGCtatttttgctgtgtttattttaattccGAAGCTCTCCAAGAAATTCAGATCAGGCAGTTTCTATCCATGTGAGACACAATTAGGCAAAGAGAAATagcacagtggtggaaaatacatttactcaaatactctACTTAGGTATAATTTTGAGTTACTTGTACTTTGCtgaagtatttccattttatgcaacttcatacttgtattttactacatttcagtggaaatattgtactttttattattgtacttttactaataatccagtaatataataatataacagaaGCATGGCTCATTCTGCATGACGAGTgcttatttttgatattttaagtacattttgctgatgatacttagatattcttttacatttttacttcagTGATGTTTTAAACGCAatgcttttatttgtaatggagtatttttatagtgTGGTATTGCTATTTGcacttaaataataatatttgaatACTGCCTCCACCActgaaataacatcatgaaactAAGTAGGAAGTTGAAGTCATCAGAGGTAATTATCAAACACAGATTTAAAGACAATTTCAATTTAagagtggacaaaatatgttttgcttaaCATCCTCATACAGACAAATGGGACTCAAAAtttgaagaaatgaaaacaaaccatAGCTGTGTCTGATCGACACTCTGAGCAGTTGAggtcatcatattttattaacaatGCCCCCTCGTTCTAATAAGAGAGGAggttcatttcctctctctgagGGCGGCTTGTTATCGCTTCCTGTGATGTTTCAAAGCAATCAGCGACGGCATCAACACACAACTCATTTACGACGTGCTTATGTGTTAATTAACAGGGGGGCGTTCTCCGAGGTTTACAtggtgaaggagaagaagacGGGAAAGATGTTTGCCATGAAGTGtgtgaagaagaaacagaagagggaCCTCAATCTGGAGAACGAGATTGCCGTGTTGAGGAGGTAAATCACTAGTGAATTTTCATGAGCCttcaattttcatttcacattctCTCTGTTCTCAGTGTAAGAAGGAATCCCATTGATCTGCTTTCtctttgagatgtttttttatgttgaaaCTGTGTAAATGTTGTGGGATTATGACAGCAATGTCATAATTAAAGCACCTTGTTTCTTTAAACAGAATCAAACACGAGAACGTCGTGGGGATGGACGATTTCTACGAAAGTCGGACTCATTACTATCTTGTCATGCAGCTGTGAGttttacatgattttttttttttttaacattattaaaaaaaatcaagttggaaaattaaaattggatttttcaAACTTGGAGGGTGCTCTGAGATGAGATATTGATGGGAGTGTTATCTCCTTACCAGAGTTTCAGGCGGGGAGCTCTTTGACCGTATACTGGACCGGGGGGTGTACTCAGAGAAGGATGCCAGCAGGGTGATCCAGCAGGTTCTGCAGGCCGTCAGCTATCTGCACCAAAACGGCATAGTGCATCGTGACCTCAAGGTATAAACCAGACAACATCATGAAAACACAGATAATCACATTCAAAGGTtgaataatacaaaatatttttaccCAAATACATTGTCAGGATGAAGCTACATTACTGGATCCtagatgaaatgttaaaatatatacCTTTTCTCCATTACATcatatttaatgactttttatttatctgatacTGTATAATTCAGTTGCCTCTTAGTTAGAGTAGTACACTAAATTAATAAACTAAAACTTCTCAGAGTTTAAATGGCCTACTCTGCTTTTCAgagtttttacttttaatgcttaaagaaatagtttgacatcttgggaaatatgcttattcgcttTATTGCCGAGacgttagatgagaagattgataccactgtcacatgagagtggtattgatcttctcatctaactctcgccaagaaagcaaataagcatattttccatAATATTGAACTATAAAGTTCAAATCTCATTCTTTATACACCCATAGCCTacatacttatatatatatatatattactgcaagactttaacttttaatgttaatgttccATTTACAGCATTGATATTCTTACACTTTCACAGAAAGAGTTTGTTCCGCCGCAGGTGAGGTAACACTGTGAGGACATCAGTGTGTGAACATCTctcctgtctgtttgtctccGTGCAGCCAGAGAACATCTTGTACTACAGTCAGGCCGAGGACTCCAAGATCATGATCAGTGATTTTGGCCTCTCAAAGATGGTAGACAACGGCATCATGTCGACAGCCTGCGGCACTCCGGGATATGTCGGTAAGTAATGAATGATGTATGGATACTTACTGAGGCTCATAGAAATGTAAGACACGTAGGGGTGTAACTTAGCCAGACAGTACAGACGAGATGTAATATTTATACCCTTGTTTCTCTGAACACTAATTAGAGTAATCACTGGCAGAGCTCTGACATCTTCTCCTCACTTTCAGCTCCTGAGGTTTTGGCACAGAAGCCCTACAGCAATGCAGTGGACTGCTGGTCTATTGGAGTTATCACCTATATTCTGTGAGTATAAACCATGCAGAATGTGGTGCATACTTTAGTAAATAGATATATGGAGAGGAAAGAGGTATTTCAGTCAAAATTAGACGCCTAACATTGTAAATCTGctccagtttttcctttattaagTAGCAGGATTGTCAGATTAAAAGCCATTGCTGGTCATGCATGTGTTTAGCATGACACAGTTACCTAAATACAGAATAATGATGCACTGACTgagtcatagcaccacctagTGAGCATCTACTATACATACAGCTCTGCACACATGGACACATGCATCTTACTGTGGGGCATTTCTTTACAGACTCTGTGGATATCCCCCTTTTTATGAAGAAAGTGAGACTCGACTCTTCTCCAAGATCATGAAGGCGCAGTATGAGTTTGACTCGCCCTTCTGGGATGACATTTCTGAATCCGGTAAACATGCTGAGCATTAGCACAGACATATTGTGTTGTCCACCGCAGCTGCTTTATTCCTCCTCACAGAGCTCTAACATGcatgtcatctttttttatccGCAGCTAAAGATTTCATACGTAACATGATGCAGAAGAATCCCCTCATGCGCTACTCAACTGAACAAGCGCTCAGACATCCCTGGTGAGTGTCAATCATCAGCCTTGTGTCACTGGAGCATTTTAATAATTTCCTgcaatacatttacatttgtttttcaccatCTGTAGTGCAGGTTACTGTACCTCAGTTAACATAACATGTAACAATAGATTCATTTCATGTCTTGAAAACTATAAATGTAacaaatttaataatttgttaGTATTGATTTTCACTAAATAGCTCTAATCCCAGTTAGAAGAAGTTGCTCTCCTAGATAAGCGAACAGTGAAACAAagattttttaattattgttcCATCATATAACTATAACAGTCATACATGGGCCTTTAAGACACCATAAATTCATATAAACCAGAGATCCAAACAACAGAGAAAGTCCAAAAATGGAGAAGTAacttaaacaactttattaatcaAATCTTCAGACCGTCATTGTCTACAACAAAATTCATAAAtcactgataaaaacatttagCCTGCTACTGTATATACAACTGGAGAAACTGCAATAAATACGAATTAACTTGCCTTCTTGTCCCGGCTTTTGAAACCATGTTAAACTTGAACAGCCATTCAAATGTCTGATCATCTGTACACCAGAATATTTTAAGGGTTTTGTCGAGCCATTTCATGGAAGATTAACTTACATCATCAGAATTTGTACAGTACAAAAGGAAATGGgactttctctttcatttcataaCATTTTGATGGGACGACAGCCTCATAGATGAAAGAAATAGGTGTAATACAGCATGTTGGAATGAATCCACATAGTGTCAGGTCACACAGATGGATTCAGGATTAACCTCTACTGTACCTAGAAATAAAATAGAGCTCCTGTTCTGTCATCTGTTTTCCAGGATTATCGGGAAGACGGCCCGGAGCCAGGACATCTACTATTCCGTCAGCATTCAGATCCAAAAGAACTTTGCTAAGTCCAAGTGGAAGGTCAGTCCCCATTGATTTCTTGGCTTTGAGGTGGTAATCTCATTGAGGGCTGGCAGTTCATAGTGGATTAATCAGACGCCTACCTAAATCCTTCCTGATTAAGGACAGTTTAGTAGATATTGTTCTGTAATCAAGGCCACTGAAGGCTGATGTAGGGCTTTTACCAAAGCAAAGTACACTTGATTTTTCAGCAGTAAAAATGAGTCGATTGTGTGCTCAGATTTGATGTCTCTCAATGTCAGTCCTATCTCCTATACATCATCATAAACTCACGCTATGTTATGGCTCTCAGATCTGTTCTCCAACCTCTTGTCTATAATCACTTCACAGCAAGCCTTCAACGCTGCCGTAGCCATCAACCACATGAAGAAGCTGCAGCTGGCCCACTCAGAGCTGGTCTTGAGGCAGGCCAGCATCCCAGACATCAAGGTGATCGACGTGTCCCTGCAGAACAATAATTGCAAACATCCCAACTCTGACAGGCTGGACCCCAAGGCGCCGCAGGTCAATGGGAACGTACACGCGACAAATTACATGTCCCTTCCCATGAACCATGTTGAACTGAAGAGCCATTACTACCCACTGAAGGCCAGTCAGAGTCAGAGCGGCACGCACCACACGCCCACTTTCGCCGAGCAGGGCAAGCACGTCTACCACTCGGAGCCCGCCAACCTGAACGGGTTAGTGTCAGCTTCACCTGATTCACCTGATGTTCTTGagttttacatttctgataCCGCAGCGGGACTGACGAAAcgtttctcttttgttttttttcaggtaTGGTAAAAACAGAAACGACAAGCCTGTGCAGACTGGAGTTTGTTCAGTCATGTGAAGGCTGCATGAAGTTTACATGGAAAAACAGTATTTTAGTTGGTAGGTTCAAgtaaaacattcagaaaatagAGTCTGCTCATCCCCTTCTTGTACACAGTGTCAGTGTTGGTCCTCTAGTCCAGTCTGTTACTCAAGTGGACAGCCAGGTACTTAGATTAGATCCTCGCCCATGATGTTAATGGGTGTATAcacatttgagacattttttctttaaaaatgcctcaaaacgattaattgttcatcaaaatagttgagtGTGTGAAGTTTGGTGaccagaataataataattcagcaGGTCCTTCAATTACATTCAATATGAGACAATACTAtatggaaattatttatttaaactttatttaatcaggtagtctcattgagattgagatctctttttcaagagagacctgagaacaaaaaacattcataaaaaacagcagaataaaTACTTGCACATGCTTGTTTCCTAAGGGATTATTAGTAGTAACAGCCTGTCACAAAagaatacacaaacaaaatgtcaagaTCTTTCTGTGCCTGTTTGTGTCTGATTCTTAGTAGAGCTGGCAAATGTGTGTTTctcaccctgtgtgtgtgtctctgctctctgcaggtCAGTGTTGCGGTGCTGACTCAGCATGCGGCTGTTTTGTGTCAGCAGCTCCCCTACCAGTACTCTGAGAACGAGAAGTGGTTGATCCCTTTGACGGACCTAATTGGTCTGAGAGGGTCCACAGTCAGTGGGACAATTTATTTTGGAAAGAGTGCCTATGAAGCTTCCCGACAACCACATAGAAGCACACGGATCacattcacgcacacacacacattcatcgcACACAAGACACACTTTAGCTCCGATGCACAGGGTAGACTTCAGACAGTATTCAAAGGATTGTCTCTCCTAAAAGGGGCCGTGATGGGATTACCTGCTGCTGAGCTCCACTTGAATGTTCATCTCATTCATGGTGAAGTTGATCCCTGACCTCTGATGTCGTGAAGGCTTTATATCACAGCTCTTGATCAAGGAGAGTTTATTTTAATCCGGGCACTCAGTGTACAAGTGTATAAAGATCGTTGTCACATGCTGtttaagaaaatacacacaatgcAATAAGATGAACATTATTGAGCTTCATCGATtgttgatgtgtaaaatgttctCCTTTAGCTAACCTGCACCTGTAAGTGCAATAGATTATGGAAAAACTGCATGCTTCCTGCTTCAATTAAGCCATACTAATATTATTTATTCTGATAAAgttgtttcttatttttattacattccTTATGTTAATCTGTTTGtgttgagttttattttttctaaagtttttccttcctttttttaaaaaaaaattaaaaaaaagatccataTAGTTATGATTTGTTATAGATCATATAATATATTATGATAAATTATAtgatatataacaatatatgtTCAAACTGACAAATCATTAACATTAAGGCCACAAGTATAACCATAACTTGCCAATAATTTCATAGCTCTCACATGCCATCAACCTGTTAGGAtatgaaatgtcatttatatTTGCTGTAATAAATGTTTCTGGTTCATTCTGGgcagttttctctctttgtctctccagCTATATGTGACTTTGTATTGATGCATTCAACAGATATTGATCTAGTCTGTATGTATTATACTGGGATCCCTGTATGCTCATAAATAAAGTTGCCTGTACAGAATCTGaattcattttcttgttattttatttgtcctTTGTACACcgtttctctcttttcttggAGAAAAGACcccattaaaaataataataatataaaaataattgataTACAGATCGGAATAATTAATTGTACATcagtaacaaaaatatatcaagCTATTGCTACTATGGCACAAGACAGTAATTAAAGGAATGGGAACCTGAGCTCAAAAAAAGTATTGAGAATGAAACTTAGAATGAAATGTCTGTACCATTGCTCATACAATTACTTGGAAAGAACAGCaatagaaaattattttttccccaaacagaATTGCAAAAATAAGACCAGAACAAACAGTAGCATGCTGGAGAACAAACAGTTTAGTCACGTCCCAGGCTGATGAACTTTGGGatgatttttatatataatgaaactaaaaatcactgggttaaaaCTTTACCCAGTTTAAGTCAAGATAGCACAAGAACACAATAATCTGTTATTTTAACCCAGATACAAAAGTTGTTAACATCAATAATAAACTGtgacatgtaagtttaaaaagagtagagtAGATGATACTGTAAGAAGCACTGAAACtgggtaaaaacaaaaaacctgtCTTGAGAGGCTTTCTGGGGAACATTgtgttggtgctatattgacccaaactctGTAAAAttttaacccagtgatttttacTGTGAAGTTTATTGGAAATCTAGATTTCCATGCAAATGAATCCCAAGATTGCAGTAGTGGGAGTGATCCCTGAAGAATGAAGACGTTCATATTTGCTGAATATTCTTTGGGTTATGGCAAGAAAACGTAGACTAAAATTGCACATTGGCTCAGTGATGACGCACCTTCAACAGGAGAATGGATAATGTTTATGATGAGTCATAATCCAACTTTAAGCCATTATGAATCCATCCACTCTTTATTATTTActcacattttatgtttttttttttttttttaaatgaaattctCTTTTTACTCCTTGAATAACTTGCTCTGTGCaattaaaacaggaaaaactatTGACTGGAGCAATAACTCCTTGTACCCGATTCTGTGACCTGACTGGTATCTCTAATTAAACTACCCTCCAAACCAATTACCAGCCTGTACTTCTTCAATAGATTAGATGACACATCAGCCCTTAAGCATCCTGGCACAACCAGGATTACCTTGTGCAGTGTATTTAGAGCAGCAGGTTTCAGCCGGAGTAAATTACTGTAAACCAGCAGATTCAAAACATGTCTAACTGGTTTCAGTTTCAGCTTTTATCATAACTGGTGACTCTGGAGTAGAAACTTGAATTCCTCACCAATATGTTGTCATAACAGccatatattttattattatattcactTTTTCCTGTCCCGTATTTTACTTTAAGCCCTTGTCTTTAATCACCAGACTTTGCTAAGCAAGGAacaatagaaaaaacaaaattttaagtagtatggtaaaaaataaaacagattttatgtTCAGTGGTTCAGATTTAACTGTAAATCTCAGCAACCACCAAAAACTGTGCGTTGTTCCTTTTGATTTCTACACTATTTTCTATAAGCATCATAAAATAACCTATGTATACTTACCCTTTTCTCCCCTGAGCTCCTGTTGAAAGAGTTTTACATCTTTTAGCCCCCCCACACCCCAAACCACAACATGGTTGACTTGGTGAAGTCCAATATAAAGACAGACTGTTCATTCAAGCAGAAGAACCCAGAAATATGGGGCAAAGGTCTCCAAACAGTCTCAACCTTTTCCCAGCAGGGACAAATATAAATGTGCTGAATCCAAACGGAGTTGCTCAAAGAGGAACATTATTTACAGCGTAATTATAGACATATTGCCAGAAATGTCTGTGGAAAGTCTGCGTTCTAAACACGAACCGAACTCACAAACACGGGGGAAAGGTTGTTGTTGAGTTTAGCCACATTTCATCACTGCTGAGCAAAAGTTCAAAAGTTGATCAATAAACCCCTTCAAGTGTAATTACACCATGAATTGTGTCGAagagtacttttttttttttttttagtttattttctgtattttgaaattgtttactttttttcatattttgcaaTTTTGGGTTGTTTTGTAATATATGTTACTAAGGTGATGAACATTTTGAGATGTAATTATAGTTTATACAGTAGAaaagatgtgtgtatgtttataaatgatgcttttgttgatgtttttgaaTTTTCAGACCCTCCGCTTATTTCAAGGCATTGATAGTCAAACCGGATTAATCGTTATGATGCCAAGCGTCTATCTTTCATCATCTATCTGGTGTGCAGATGTTGTACCAACATGCAGACATCTCATGATGTGGGCCACTTGTTGGCCACTTGTCATTGTCACCGAGCGCTGATAACACATGTCTCTCTGTGACAAAGATCAGACACATTGCAAAACTCACTTGCCTGATttcactctctgctctcctgCAGTGAGGAACAAGGTCAAAGGGCAGGtgaagacacatacacacatacaggcacatTAACCCCTGTGATCTCTGCTTTACTGTCAGCTCCATGGTCAGACAGCACAGCTCAGGACTGCATGATTAGGGGAATTCTATTGAACCTTATCTTCTAATGAACTTTATCTCACAGTGTTCAATATGGGGTATTCCATGTATAATCAAACAGCTGTCAAAGACGGCCTGTCAGCCAATAAGTGGGACTGACTTCACAGCCTCACACACGGTGATTGGACACTAATCAGGCTCTCCTGATGAGGATCAATGTGTATGGTAACAAGCCACGCGACAAGAACCAACCACTCATGTTTCAATGATCAGTGACATGCAGTATATGAATGTTTTGCATGATTAATACTTACTCTGCACTCAGGATCACTGCGTGGTTGGAGGTCCTTTTGAGGGAAATAGATAACAATAATGTAGTATGTGTTATTGTATctgctgcaa includes:
- the camk1gb gene encoding calcium/calmodulin-dependent protein kinase IGb isoform X2 — its product is MGRQEADYVWKKNTENIQEVFDFMEELGSGAFSEVYMVKEKKTGKMFAMKCVKKKQKRDLNLENEIAVLRRIKHENVVGMDDFYESRTHYYLVMQLVSGGELFDRILDRGVYSEKDASRVIQQVLQAVSYLHQNGIVHRDLKPENILYYSQAEDSKIMISDFGLSKMVDNGIMSTACGTPGYVAPEVLAQKPYSNAVDCWSIGVITYILLCGYPPFYEESETRLFSKIMKAQYEFDSPFWDDISESAKDFIRNMMQKNPLMRYSTEQALRHPWIIGKTARSQDIYYSVSIQIQKNFAKSKWKQAFNAAVAINHMKKLQLAHSELVLRQASIPDIKVIDVSLQNNNCKHPNSDRLDPKAPQVNGNVHATNYMSLPMNHVELKSHYYPLKASQSQSGTHHTPTFAEQGKHVYHSEPANLNGYGKNRNDKPVQTGVCSVM
- the camk1gb gene encoding calcium/calmodulin-dependent protein kinase IGb isoform X1 produces the protein MDVISDLTTEIPVEASADMGRQEADYVWKKNTENIQEVFDFMEELGSGAFSEVYMVKEKKTGKMFAMKCVKKKQKRDLNLENEIAVLRRIKHENVVGMDDFYESRTHYYLVMQLVSGGELFDRILDRGVYSEKDASRVIQQVLQAVSYLHQNGIVHRDLKPENILYYSQAEDSKIMISDFGLSKMVDNGIMSTACGTPGYVAPEVLAQKPYSNAVDCWSIGVITYILLCGYPPFYEESETRLFSKIMKAQYEFDSPFWDDISESAKDFIRNMMQKNPLMRYSTEQALRHPWIIGKTARSQDIYYSVSIQIQKNFAKSKWKQAFNAAVAINHMKKLQLAHSELVLRQASIPDIKVIDVSLQNNNCKHPNSDRLDPKAPQVNGNVHATNYMSLPMNHVELKSHYYPLKASQSQSGTHHTPTFAEQGKHVYHSEPANLNGYGKNRNDKPVQTGVCSVM